The window GCGATGGCCACCGCCAGCTCAACGAGAAACGGCTCCGCTTCGGCGATGACGCGGGCCTTTTCCTGTTGGGCGAGGGCCACCGTCTCCCGGGCCTTCCGCAAGGCGGCTTCCCACTCGCGCCGGGCCGCCTCGCGTCCTTCGGCCAGCCCTTGGGCGTAGCCCGCTTCATACGCCTCTTGCCGCACGCGCTCGCGCAACGCCTCGTCCTCGCGGCGCCGCTCTTCCCACCACCGGGCGATGCGCTGCTCCGCTTCAGCCAGCCGCGCAGCGGCTTCTACTTCCGCCGCCGCCAGACGCTCGGCGGCGAGCCGTTCGGCCTGGGCGCGCAACTCGGCGGCGTCGGCGGCGTTCCGGGTTCCGGCGTCCTCCACGGACGGCGCATCAGAGCGCTGCGCTGCCGGATCCCCCCCGTCGGCCGCGGGGTCTTTCCAGGCGAGCACCACGCCCGCATCCGACCGCACGCAACTGAGCGCCTTGATCACCCTAGACAACGATCTCGTCGCCTCCTCCGCGCGAGATGATCACTTCGCCCGCCTCCTCGAGGCGCCGGATGACCGCGACGATGCGCGACTGGGCCTCCTCCACGTCGCGGAGGCGCACCGGACCCATGTATTCGAGCTCTTCGCGGAAGGCTTCGGCCATCCGCTTCGACATGTTTCGAAAGATGGCCTCGCGCACTTCCTCGCTGGCCACCTTGAGGGCCAGTTGCAAATCGCGCTGATCCACCTCGCGGATGACGCGCTGGATGGACCGGTCGTCCAAGGTGACGATGTCCTCGAACACGAACATGCGCTTTTTGATCTCTTCCACCAGGTCGGGGTCCTCCACTTCCAGGGTGTCGAGGATCGTGCGCTCCGTGGCGCGGTCGAC is drawn from Calditerricola satsumensis and contains these coding sequences:
- the fliH gene encoding flagellar assembly protein FliH; translation: MIKALSCVRSDAGVVLAWKDPAADGGDPAAQRSDAPSVEDAGTRNAADAAELRAQAERLAAERLAAAEVEAAARLAEAEQRIARWWEERRREDEALRERVRQEAYEAGYAQGLAEGREAARREWEAALRKARETVALAQQEKARVIAEAEPFLVELAVAIAEKLIGEHLALAPETVLTVVRNALKRSRERTEVAVYVHPDDYPIVLDGRALLADALSPQTELVVYPDEAVKRGGCLVKTSLGTIDARLDHQLEAVRQALMAVAKERAPEGSDDVVETVS